ATGGTTGCGCCGGTGGTTTTGGCCACATCCTTGCATTTCTTCAGCAGAGAGGCTTCCGGGAACAGGGCTTTGGGGCTCACAATGCGGAAGTCCATCCCGGTTTTGGCGCCGCCGATCATCAGGGCGTTGGCCACGTTGTTGCGTCCGTCGCCAACATAAACGAAGGTCATTTCGTTCAGCGGCTTGTTCAGATGCTCCATGGCGGTGAGGAAATCAGCCAGCACCTGGGTGGGGTGGTCTTGGTCGGTAAGGCCGTTCCAGACAGGCACGCCGGCGTATTTTGCCAGTTCTTCCACGATTTCCTGGCCGAAGCCGCGGTATTCGATTCCATCATACATGCGGCCAAGAACCCGGGCGGTGTCTGCGACGGATTCTTTTTTGCCCATCTGGCTGCCGGTGGGGCCCAGATATGTAACGTGCGCGCCCTGGTCGAGAGCGGCCACTTCAAAGGCACAGCGGGTGCGGGTGCTGTCCTTTTCAAAGATAAGGGCGATGTTTTTGCCTTTGAGGCGTTGCTGCTCGGTTCCCGCGTATTTGGCTTTTTTCAGGTTCAGCGCGAGGTCCAGCAGAAATCCGATCTCCTGCGGCGAAAAGTCCATCAGGGTCAGAAAATGGCGGTTTCTAAGATTGCAGGGCATAATTTCTCCTTAGCTTGATTTTTGTCTTTGGATGCCAAAGAAATTAGCATAGCTTTCCCGGCAAGAAATTTTCCTTGTCTGTATCGCGGCTTTGAAAAAAAGTGCATCCAGAGATTGTTTCACCCAATAAATAATGCAGGGAAAGCCTCTGAAATAGGTAAAGAATAAGAAGGCTATCCTGCCTGATGCAACTGGACACCTTTATTTTGAAGGATATATGAAGATAATGAAAGCAATTTGGACCCTCCTGCTGTTGCTTCCGCTGGCCCTGCTGGCGCAGCAATACACCTTGGACGAACTGGTTGAGCACGGCTTGGTGAATAGCTACGGCATGCTGCGCGGCGAGCTTGCCTACGAAACCAGCCGCTCCAACCTCAGCAGCGCCACTTGGAACCTGCTGCCCGAGGCTGGCGTGAGTTTTGGCATCACCAATAATTTCTACCATCCAAACACCCCCGCGGCTTCTGACCTGAGCAGTCAGGCCGGATTTTCCATCAGCAAAACGATCAGCCTCAACGATGACGCCTGGTTCAACTACAGATACGCCAAGCTGGATGCGGAGAAGGCTGAACTGACCCGTCAAAGCAGCGCCAGCGCCTATGCCTACGGCGTTTTCACAGCTTATCTGGACGTGTTGAGCACCCAGCGCCAGCTTTCATCGTTGCAGAAGAACCTGGAAATCCAGACCCGCGTGTGGGAACAAGCCCAAGTGTTGAACCAACTGGGCAAGAACACCAGCTTCGACCTCAAGGAAAGCGAAATTGCCGTGATGAACGCCCGCATCTCCATCCTGCAACTGGAAAACACCATCGCCACCAAGCGCGCCCAGCTCTTCAGCCTCGCCCGGATGGACGACGCCGGCTATGAACTGGCAGAACTGGCTCCGGATATGAACTATGTCCTGCCTCAGACCAGCCCTGAACAGAGCAACCAGGTGAAACTGCTCAAGGCTGACCTCAAACGTGGGGAACTGGGCCTCACCCAGAACTTCCTGAACTACTTTCCCCGCGTGAGCCTGGCCTACAACTTCAGCCGCAGCGTGGGTGGAGAAAACTTCGACTTCGATACCTACGGCACCAACCACACCCTGGGCCTGAACTTCAGCTACTCGCTCTGGAACCAGTTCAAACAGGGCCAGACCAATAAACGCGGCGACCTTGCCCAGCGCCTGGCTGAACTGGAGATTCGTCAGCAGATCGATGAGATCAACCAGCAGTATGCCACCCTCAGCCAGGAACTGGCCTACCTGACCCGCCTGGACGAGCTTTACAGCGAAAAACTGGCTCAGAGCGAAAGCCAGATCCGCATTGCCGAAGAACGCTTCCGCCTGGGCCTGATCGAGCTTTTGGAACTGGACAAGACCCGCGTGGAATTCATCAATTCCGAAATCGCCTACAACAACAACCGCTACCAAATCCTTGCCCGCCAGGAAGCCATCAACAACCTGCTTTCCCAAAAGATCCAGGGCAAGTGGTAATAAAGGTTACACCATGAAAAAATACCTTAAATACGTCATCATCGCGCTGCTGCTCATCGCGGCGGCGATCGTTTTCATCCAGCTCCGCAAAAGCAGCAACCGACCCGAATGGAAGATTGACAGCCCCTCAAAAGGCACCA
This genomic stretch from Candidatus Cloacimonadota bacterium harbors:
- the argF gene encoding ornithine carbamoyltransferase, whose product is MPCNLRNRHFLTLMDFSPQEIGFLLDLALNLKKAKYAGTEQQRLKGKNIALIFEKDSTRTRCAFEVAALDQGAHVTYLGPTGSQMGKKESVADTARVLGRMYDGIEYRGFGQEIVEELAKYAGVPVWNGLTDQDHPTQVLADFLTAMEHLNKPLNEMTFVYVGDGRNNVANALMIGGAKTGMDFRIVSPKALFPEASLLKKCKDVAKTTGATITITDDIAKGVKNADVIYTDVWVSMGEPDSVWAERIKLLKPYQVNAAMMKKTGKPTTLFMHCLPAFHDLKTTIGKQIHDKFKISAMEVTDEVFESPQSVVFDEAENRMHTIKAVMVATLGS
- a CDS encoding TolC family protein, with the translated sequence MKAIWTLLLLLPLALLAQQYTLDELVEHGLVNSYGMLRGELAYETSRSNLSSATWNLLPEAGVSFGITNNFYHPNTPAASDLSSQAGFSISKTISLNDDAWFNYRYAKLDAEKAELTRQSSASAYAYGVFTAYLDVLSTQRQLSSLQKNLEIQTRVWEQAQVLNQLGKNTSFDLKESEIAVMNARISILQLENTIATKRAQLFSLARMDDAGYELAELAPDMNYVLPQTSPEQSNQVKLLKADLKRGELGLTQNFLNYFPRVSLAYNFSRSVGGENFDFDTYGTNHTLGLNFSYSLWNQFKQGQTNKRGDLAQRLAELEIRQQIDEINQQYATLSQELAYLTRLDELYSEKLAQSESQIRIAEERFRLGLIELLELDKTRVEFINSEIAYNNNRYQILARQEAINNLLSQKIQGKW